The Hymenobacter oligotrophus genome has a window encoding:
- a CDS encoding TonB-dependent receptor, with translation MAWAQAPVSGTLTDARNGQALSGATVLLDGTALGTTDANGNFSLPAVGAGVHELRITFVGYQPLVRRIAGQPTPQQLSAALQPEAVLTGEAVVTATRANERTATAYTNVSRQELQQRNFGQDIPYLLDQTPSVVVTSDAGAGVGYTDIRIRGTSNTGINMTINGVPLNDPESHGSFLVNLPDLASSISSLQVQRGVGTSQNGSAAFGASINISTLDNRREAYAETQNSFGSFNTWKNNVQFGTGLIAGKFTFDGRLSRIATDGYMNRATSDLKSYYFAAGYQQKNTLLKFITFSGREKTYQAWNGVPEPALTGDRALLQTYLDNGELSEADAARVVQEGRRYSYYTYDNQTDNYQQNHYQLHLSQGLGPDWNLGAALHLTRGFGYYESYRTGRRLSAYNLPNVVLGDTTIRRTNLIDQKWLDNYFYGGTFALNYQPADNDRLQATVGGGWNHFDNDHYGEVIWAQFASTGNMRHRYYFNTADKTDYNAYARATWQLLPRLGVYGDVQVRHIDYRIRGVEDDQNDVTTQARYTFFNPKAGATFNLGEGQQLYASYAVGQREPVRSDFTDRPAGDTSAKPERLGDLEAGYRVSLPNTDWLGRNTAVRFEANYFYMNYCNQLVATGQLNDVGTPLRTNVASSYRTGVELTGFASLNNKLSLSSTLTLSRNRIRNFQEVSYDADFNRVVGERRTSTISYSPAAVSAHILEGQPLPGLRVALLYKTVSRQYLDNSENRRRSLDAYQVMDLRVRYSIRPTFAKEIELGLLVSNLLNRRYEANGYTYTYVGASGRPETFNWYFPQATRNFLASVGVKF, from the coding sequence ATGGCATGGGCGCAGGCGCCCGTGTCGGGCACCCTCACCGATGCCCGCAACGGGCAGGCGCTGTCCGGTGCCACTGTTTTGCTCGACGGTACCGCCCTAGGTACCACCGATGCCAATGGCAACTTTAGCCTACCAGCCGTAGGCGCTGGGGTGCACGAGCTGCGCATCACCTTTGTGGGCTACCAGCCGCTGGTGCGTCGTATTGCCGGCCAGCCCACCCCGCAGCAGCTCAGCGCCGCGCTGCAACCCGAAGCGGTGCTTACCGGCGAGGCCGTGGTAACGGCCACCCGCGCCAACGAGCGCACGGCCACTGCTTACACCAACGTAAGCCGGCAGGAGCTGCAGCAGCGCAATTTTGGGCAGGACATACCGTACCTGCTTGACCAAACGCCCTCGGTGGTGGTTACCTCCGATGCCGGCGCCGGCGTGGGCTACACCGATATCCGCATCCGGGGCACCAGCAACACGGGCATTAACATGACCATCAACGGCGTGCCGCTGAACGACCCGGAGTCGCACGGCTCGTTCTTGGTGAATCTGCCCGATCTGGCTTCGTCGATCAGCTCGTTGCAGGTGCAGCGCGGCGTGGGCACCAGCCAGAACGGCAGCGCGGCTTTCGGGGCCAGCATCAACATCAGCACCCTTGATAACCGCCGCGAAGCCTACGCCGAAACGCAGAACAGCTTCGGCTCTTTTAATACCTGGAAAAACAACGTGCAGTTCGGCACGGGGCTGATTGCGGGCAAGTTCACCTTCGACGGACGCCTCTCGCGCATCGCCACCGACGGTTACATGAACCGCGCCACGTCGGACCTGAAGTCGTACTATTTCGCGGCCGGGTATCAGCAGAAAAACACCCTGCTGAAGTTCATTACCTTCTCGGGTCGTGAGAAAACCTACCAGGCTTGGAACGGCGTACCCGAGCCCGCTCTTACCGGCGACCGGGCGCTTTTGCAAACCTACCTCGACAACGGCGAGCTATCGGAGGCCGATGCGGCCCGCGTGGTGCAGGAAGGCCGCCGCTACAGCTACTACACCTACGACAACCAAACCGACAATTACCAGCAGAACCACTACCAGCTGCACCTCTCGCAAGGGCTGGGGCCTGATTGGAACCTAGGGGCCGCCCTGCACCTGACCCGCGGCTTTGGCTATTACGAAAGCTACCGCACGGGCCGGCGCCTTTCGGCGTACAACCTGCCCAACGTGGTGCTCGGCGACACCACCATCCGGCGCACCAACCTAATCGACCAAAAGTGGCTCGATAACTACTTCTACGGCGGCACGTTCGCGCTCAACTACCAGCCCGCCGACAACGACCGGCTGCAGGCTACCGTGGGCGGCGGTTGGAACCACTTCGACAACGACCACTACGGCGAGGTGATTTGGGCGCAGTTTGCCTCCACGGGCAACATGCGCCACCGGTATTACTTCAACACCGCCGATAAAACCGATTACAACGCCTACGCCCGCGCTACCTGGCAGCTATTGCCGCGCCTAGGTGTGTACGGCGACGTGCAGGTGCGCCACATCGATTACCGCATCAGGGGCGTGGAGGACGACCAGAACGACGTGACCACCCAAGCCCGCTACACGTTCTTCAACCCCAAAGCCGGCGCCACCTTCAACCTCGGCGAAGGTCAGCAGCTGTACGCCAGCTACGCCGTGGGCCAGCGCGAGCCCGTACGCTCCGACTTTACCGACCGCCCCGCCGGCGACACCAGCGCCAAGCCCGAGCGCCTCGGCGACCTGGAGGCCGGCTACCGCGTGTCGTTGCCCAATACCGATTGGCTGGGCCGCAACACGGCCGTGCGCTTCGAGGCCAACTACTTTTACATGAACTACTGCAACCAGCTGGTAGCCACCGGCCAGCTGAACGACGTGGGCACGCCCTTGCGCACCAACGTGGCCAGCAGCTACCGCACCGGCGTGGAGCTAACGGGCTTTGCCTCCCTCAACAACAAGCTCAGCCTGAGCAGCACGCTTACGCTAAGCCGCAACCGCATCCGCAACTTTCAGGAGGTGAGCTACGATGCCGACTTTAACCGGGTAGTAGGGGAGCGGCGTACCTCCACCATTTCGTACTCGCCGGCGGCCGTGTCGGCCCACATCCTGGAGGGGCAGCCGCTGCCGGGCTTGCGCGTGGCGCTGCTCTACAAAACCGTGAGCCGCCAGTACCTCGACAACTCTGAAAACCGCCGCCGCAGCCTCGATGCATACCAGGTAATGGATTTGCGCGTGCGCTACAGCATTCGGCCCACGTTTGCGAAGGAAATCGAGCTGGGCCTGCTGGTCAGCAACCTGCTGAACCGCCGCTACGAGGCCAATGGCTACACCTACACGTACGTAGGCGCCAGCGGCCGCCCCGAAACCTTTAACTGGTACTTCCCGCAGGCCACGCGCAATTTTCTGGCTTCGGTGGGCGTCAAGTTCTAA